DNA from Rosa rugosa chromosome 6, drRosRugo1.1, whole genome shotgun sequence:
aaagtgcaggatacAATGAAGGATGAGAAGTGGGCAAAAGCAATGGTTGTGGAGATGGATGCACTTGAAAAAAATCAAACGTGGGGGTTAGTATCACTATCTCCTGGAAAGAAAACAGTTCGGTGCCGATGGGTGTATACAGTGAAGCACAATTCAGATGGTTCGGTGGACAGATATAAGGCAAGGCTAGTAGCGAAGGGTTATACCCATAAGTATGGTGTggactatgatgaaacttttgcaccAGTAGCAAAGATCAATACGATCCGGGTACTTCTGTCTctagctgctaatcttgattggcctctGCAACAATTTGATGTTAAAAATGCCTTCTTGCATGGTGATTTGAATGAAGAAGTATACATGGACTTGCCTCCGGGATATGATACTTCCACTAGAGTCAAGGTGGTGTGTTGTTTAAGGAAGTCCCTATATGGCCTCAAAcaatctccaagagcttggtttggtcgATTCACGACATTCATGAGGAGGATTGGGTACAGgcagagcaattcagatcataccctattccttaagcatcagaagggtaaagttacatctttaattatttatgtggatgacatggtGGTGACAGGTAATGATCTTGAGGAGATTAAGAAGTTGCAGAGTGCATTGTCAgcagaatttgaaatgaaagacttggggagtttgaaatatttcttgggaattgaagttgctagaGGAAAAGATTGTATTATGTTGAGCCAGCGAAAGTATGTCCTTGACTTATTAGCAGAGACGGGTATGCTCGATTGCCAACCAGCTGACACACCTATTGAGCAAAACCATCAgttagctgagtatccagatcaagTACCCACGAATAAGGCAAgatatcagaggttagttggaagACTAATTTATTTGTCACACACTCTACCAGACTTagcttatgcagttagtgttgtgagtcagttcatgcataatcctagtAAGGCTCATATGGAAGCTGTAGTTCGAATCTTGAGGTACTTGAAGTCTGCTCCTGGAAGGGGGTTGGTGTTTTCTAAGCATAGGCATTTGGATGTTTTGGGatatacagatgcagactgggcaggttgtATAACTGATCGACGGTCCACTTCCGGATACTCTACGTTTTTAGGTGGGAATTTAGTTACTTGGAAGAGTAAGAAGCAGaaggtggtggctcgttctagtgctgaagcagaatatagaggaatggctcgtggagtttgtgagatgttgtggttaaggcacttgttgagggatttggggttcaagcagaAGAAAGCCATGCCCTTATTTTGTGATAACAAAGCTGCAGttgaaattgctcataatcCTGTTCAACATGATCACACaaaacatgtggaggttgatagaCACTTCATCAAAGAGAAGCTGGATCAACAAATCATCTCTTTTCCTTTCGTACCTACTGAGTAGCAGTTGGCGGACATTCTTACAAGGGCAGTTTCTAGCAAGTGGTTTTGTGACtgacttgacaagttgggcatccgtgatctgtatgctccaacttaagggggagtgttggcgtgagtcactctccataattgtaggaattgtagtataattaggattgtataGTTAAGGAGGATATCATGTAGTTAAGGGGAAGAATATCacggtgtaattagtttcctattaggaatgtgtatactttgtatatgtactccatctttggagaagatcactacatcagaaattcccaaactttcTCTTTGTCTTTGTTCTGTTAGACTATGACATGTACTTAATGAAATGAAACCAACCACTTTTTCAATAGGCATGCATGGTGCTAAAGGGTAGCGGCATTAGATCCGCAGCCTTTGAAACTTGCAGGGTTTATATATCACCATATGTTGGAAATTGGACTTTTCTGAGGCTCCCCTTCATTAATCTCCAAAACAAGTGCAAAAGTCAGAAAATATCACCCTTAGTTAAATAGAAGTTTGAAGTTCATCTTAAAAGAAGCTAATAGGGGTTCTGAACTGGCGTCGGTTCCTATCCTACAAATCCTATGACGAGGCAAgtttgaagaagaaaagagtgtcgcacttgtttttatttattcttagCTTTGTACTGTTTATTACCACACTAGGGCAAGAAAAATGATGGAGTAGAAAGAAAATGATTATGGAAGCTTTGTGTCACATAATCatgtcaaacttttttttttttttccaaacaaTTAGTGAGGGGCAGAGATCTTGTTTGCTGGATTTACATAATATCCCGACATAATCATTTTGTAATTCCCAACATATGCTTCTATAGTTTCCTAAAATGTAGTCTTAGTCACTAACCATATAACTATGACTTTTGATCACTAGTCTTCCGTGTATTCTTTGAAttaaaggaaaaagaggagagaaagaaaaggacattacaaaaatatatatggGTGAGTATCCCAGTGACTGGCTACCTAattcatatataaatataacAGAATTACTACTACAACTCTAGTTAAACTATCTGTTTAAGTTCTAACAGAATAGCAGTTAGAGATGCTGGTGTTATTGGTGGACGAATCAAACCTTTCATTTTAGATCGAGATGACTTAAACCAACCATCTAACAACATTGGTCTACCCGACTAAACTACCATTTCGATCGTGACCTTCACAGGGTGTGGACTATATAAACACGTACTGTACCTTATTTTAGTTTGTTAAATTGACCATTATTTTAGTTTATAGTTACTTAACGAGATCGATCCAACTCTTTATATATTCTAGTTCTTTATTATTTGGTTTAATTATAAGGGTTTAGAGATTACTTTACTTTATGACAAATCAAAACCATTAATTCAGCCATTTcaattccttttcctttttggaCCGACaagagatattttttttttcttatttctctTTTGAGAGAGATAAAACTTTCACTGTTCAACCATTTAGAAAGAATAGGTTGGTTCGCGGAAATGaagcatcaggaaaggaaacttgttcctttcctgcgtttgggatgcaaaaggaaaggaaatcgtTTCCTGAatgaagggaaaataaggggggaaagtggttccttccaaatctcaaaggaatcactttcctcccttctttccttgcatttattactcacaacatattattttattacgttaccaaacatcggaatggaaagttattggaaaatttcatttcccttcccataggaaagacaaatgaattactttcctttccgtgaaccaaacgaggccttaaggGAGACAAGAATTAATTCCCGAGAGAATTAATAGTTACATACATATGAGCTAAAAATTTCATAATCACGAGAATTACCCATTTTTACTGGCTATTAAGTTCAAGTGCTCTCGGTAGTCTCGAGAAATACTCATAATCAATAGCATGAAATACTACTCCATCTTCCGCACAATTTCTCAAAAGTATTGAAGCTAACGAAGCACTTGCAAATACACTAGTCCGCACATTGACAACAAGAACATGATGATGATAATATAATTAATCCATGAATAACACCACCTTGTAGGTTATATTTCAAAAGTTTTTTCTCATTCATCTCTTCATTCCTACATTCATCTTTCTactttaaataaataaacatgcaAGAATAATTCCATAAAAATGGATAATATATGAGGAATTAATGGATTTGATTTGTGCGTGTAAACGAAACGAACAGCGGTCAAATTGGCAAAAATCCTAAAGAAATTCATTAATTCAATCAGAAAGAAGACTTGTAAAGCAAACCTTCATTATTGATCGATCTTAATCGGTAGCATAGGCGAGTGGGTGCAACCGTGCAACAACTACTCCTAAAGAGTTGAACTAATTAAGTTCATCAATCAAAAACGTAATCTGCATTCCAACCTCAAACAACAAAACCTGTATTTTCCCATATATAAAAGCATCCCCCATCTATCACTTTGTCACTCACTAATCCAATATCTCGATATTCAAGCTAAAGCTTAAGCAAAGCATACGAAGCTAGCTAGTTCTCAATGGAGGCACTCAGTAGCATTTTCCTACTAGGCCTTTGCCTTCTCTTTGCTTCATCGGCAATGTCGACCTTGGCCGATCCCAAAGCTCACCACCATGAATTTGTTGTAAGTTCTTTATTATTTAGTTCATTCTATTCTTTTCCTTCTTATTCAGATACTAATTAACCGTGCAATGGAACTAATATAGATCCAAGCAACACCAGTGAAGAGGCTGTGCAAGACCCACAACACCATCACAGTGAATGGACAGTTCCCTGGACCAACCTTAGAAGTAAACAATGGCGACACTCTGGTCGTCAAAGTCACTAACAAAGCTCGATATAATGTCACCATTCACTGGTAAATATATCTGATCGAATCCGAATTACAGTAACGAGTTCGGTTAATAACCACATGATATATTTGCATGACATTATCAGTTATTGACATGAAAATGTATACACTTCAGGCATGGCATTCGGCAAATGAGAACCGGATGGGCGGATGGGCCCGAGTTTGTTACACAATGTCCTATTAGACCAGGAGGGAGTTACACCTACCGGTTCACAGTCCAAGGTCAAGAAGGTACTCTGTGGTGGCACGCTCATAGCTCATGGCTTAGAGCCACCGTGTATGGAGCACTTATTATTCATCCGAAACAAGGAGACTCGTATCCATTCACTAAACCGAATCGTCAAGCAACACTTCTTCTTGGTGAGTGGTGGGATGGTAACCCTATTGACGTGGTGAGGAGGGCGACTCGCACAGGAGCAGCTCCAAATGTTTCTAACGCATATACCATTAACGGTCAACCCGGAGATCTTTACAGTTGCTCCAGCAAAGGTTTGATTCAAACTCCCATTATATTCTAAATAAATCATGATAGAGTTGCGCAATCAAGTACTAGAAAGTTTAACAGATGAAATGCAACTTATTATAATTCTTAACTTATTATTTCTATGCATGCAGGCACCGTCATAGTTCCAATAGACTCTGGTGAGACCAACCTACTGAGAGTGATAAACGCCGCCCTCAACCAACCTCTTTTCTTCTCCGTCGCCAACCATAAACTGACTGTGGTTGGTGCTGATGCCTCGTACACCAAGCCTTTCACCACCAAAGTTCTCATGTTAGGCCCAGGCCAGACTACTGATGTTTTAATCACCGGGGACCAGCCACCATCTCGATACTACTTGGCGGCGAGTGCCTATTTCAGTGCACAAAATGCTGCATTTGATAACACCACCACCACAGCCATTCTTGAATACAAGTCCGTTCGTTGCAACACTACAAGTTGCAAAAAGGGTAAAACAGTAATTAAACCCACAATGCCAAAGCTGCCAGCTTTCAATGACACAAACACTGCATCTGCCTTCACTAAGAGCTTCAGAAGCCCTAGAAAAGTCGAAGTCCCAACTGAAATCGACGAGAACCTCTTCTTCACAATCGGCCTCGGACTCAACAAATGCCCTAAGCACTTTCGATCTAGAAGGTGCCAAGGCCCCAATGGCACACGCTTCACTGCTAGCATGAACAATGTCTCATTTGTGCTTCCAAACAACATGTCAATTCTCCAAGCTTACCAGCAAAACATTCCTGGAGTTTACACTAGTGATTTTCCAGCCAACCCGCCACGGAAGTTTGATTATACTGGGAATGTCAGCCGCTCGCTTTGGCAACCCAGTTCTGGAACAAAGGCATACAAGTTGAAGTACGGGTCTAGGGTGCAGGTGGTGTTACAAGACACAAGTATTGTCACACCCGAGAACCATCCCATTCATCTCCACGGTTATGATTTCTACATCCTTGCAGAGGGGTTTGGAAATTTCAACCCCAAGACTGATACTAAAATTTTTAATCTTGTTGATCCACCTCTAAGGAACACGGTCGCGGTGCCCGTAAATGGTTGGGCAGTCATCAGATTTGTAGCTGACAATCCAGGTAACAATTCCTAACAATCTTGGGTTACATAAATATATGAATTCAATGACTTAATACTCACACATGCCTATTTAACCCAAATATATAGGTGCTTGGATGATGCATTGTCACTTGGATGTTCATATCAACTGGGGTTTGGCCATGGTTTTCTTGGTGGACAATGGAGTTGGAGAGCTGCAATCAATAGAGCCACCGCCAGTGGATTATCCTCTGTGTTCCTAAGATCAACGATCATCAATTAAAGGGAGTTAGGATTTCATTCTTTTTTCCCCCCTAAATTCAGGGTGTACGCAGTTCGTGGTTTTTGCTGTGTTGTTTTTGATACTTGTAGCTGTTTTAAGAAGATAGTCATGGGGTTGCAGAACTCCGTACTACATTACTTTAGACGTCGAACACAGATGtgtgagttttgattcatagaTGTTTCCCTTCAAGGGCAGTGATAATGAAGATCAGATCGAGTTCAATGATATTATGACTTGAAAATTAGTACGATAAATAGTCGAATATATAGATGAGTTGGTAGCTCGTACATAAATGGTAATTAAACATCAAGCCTACGTATCCACAGGGCTATACTTATTATTACTAGCAAGGGTTTCAGTTCGTGGGAGAAAAAAAGGCCATGCCAACCACTTCAAGTCACTCAACCAAAATTGAGTTCCCTAAAATGTCAATTAATACTTGATTAAGTAATAAGAAAAAAATCTCATACTTAATCAAGCACTAATCGACATTTTAGGGAACTTGGGAGAAAATAACTGTCATCGTCCCCTAGTTAAGAAATAACTACTAAAATAGACTGATTTTTGTTTATCGAAAAACATGAGACAATTGAGCACAAGCATGTAGGACAAATAAATGTACTCAAAATTCAGAAGACCCAAACTAAATGAAGAGAGCCAAAAGTGATATACAGATGGAACATCTAATGGGAAGCTCAAGATCTTGGCTTCTCCTTTTTCTCCTTAAAGAGTGCCAAAAATGATATCGCAGAAACCTTCACGACCTTGAAATCACCAACAGCATGCCCCTTACGACCAAATCCAACAATGACCTCGTCATTCTCTTCAATGTAGTTCAGGCAACCATCATTTGGCACAAAGGAAGCAATCTTCTTCACGTTTTTGATAAGCTGAACTCGAGCACACTTTCTGATGATAGAGTTAGGCTGCTTAGCTTCTATACCAATTTTCTCAAGAACAATGCCTTTTAAATGGGAAGATCCAGCAAATGGTTTCTTCCACTCATTTCCAAGATGTGATATCTTGTATGACTTGTCAGCTCATTTTTGCCTTTTACGGTGGTTCTTCAGCTTGCGGGCAGCTTCCATACAACGTGTCTTCCCCATGATGACCGGAGTCAGCGAACGTCGCCagcaatagagagagagagagagggatgcTATCTCTGTCGAGAATGTGGAGTATTCTCCCTCAACGAATAATTGGCATCTTGCATACGACCCTCTCCACCCaatgtcaatttttttttttttgagggcaaCGGAAGACATATCCATTAATATAAATCATACAACCTCACCCAGTCAAGCTTGAGGAGTCCGAAGACCTCTCATATTACAAATCGATGCTCAATTATTAATTAAAACGACTAAAATCCAGAACGGAAACTCTAAAAAGATTAAAATCATAAAGGAAAAtgcaaaaaaacaaaatgcaaAAAGTAAAAACTCTCTATTCCTACACTGCCCTAAAATGAAACCACTGTCTTgaacatcttgacgcctaagaccctctTGGTATACGTTACAATAGTCAACACAGCCACAACAACATTCTAGCTAGGATCAAGAACATGGCTAAGA
Protein-coding regions in this window:
- the LOC133715714 gene encoding laccase-12-like, with the protein product MEALSSIFLLGLCLLFASSAMSTLADPKAHHHEFVIQATPVKRLCKTHNTITVNGQFPGPTLEVNNGDTLVVKVTNKARYNVTIHWHGIRQMRTGWADGPEFVTQCPIRPGGSYTYRFTVQGQEGTLWWHAHSSWLRATVYGALIIHPKQGDSYPFTKPNRQATLLLGEWWDGNPIDVVRRATRTGAAPNVSNAYTINGQPGDLYSCSSKGTVIVPIDSGETNLLRVINAALNQPLFFSVANHKLTVVGADASYTKPFTTKVLMLGPGQTTDVLITGDQPPSRYYLAASAYFSAQNAAFDNTTTTAILEYKSVRCNTTSCKKGKTVIKPTMPKLPAFNDTNTASAFTKSFRSPRKVEVPTEIDENLFFTIGLGLNKCPKHFRSRRCQGPNGTRFTASMNNVSFVLPNNMSILQAYQQNIPGVYTSDFPANPPRKFDYTGNVSRSLWQPSSGTKAYKLKYGSRVQVVLQDTSIVTPENHPIHLHGYDFYILAEGFGNFNPKTDTKIFNLVDPPLRNTVAVPVNGWAVIRFVADNPGAWMMHCHLDVHINWGLAMVFLVDNGVGELQSIEPPPVDYPLCS